One window from the genome of Marinobacter sp. LV10R510-11A encodes:
- a CDS encoding fibronectin type III domain-containing protein, whose translation MTNTPDSGSPSDETPEQKLWVEGYAVKGTIDDGLISIWYHEPGAMDRGWEQIGETVRTNQNGGFRISVPENYSAQALKVVLRSDTQTLIRCDAQPECKTPSGPSVGFGEWFWPGNNLVLKSLVDPSDQNRAVVLTPLVTLAFEKFLKSPDGGLSRFVELLAIQEGRFGLDAGALSKRPIDLAAPDLSGAQASDLKTAFLNIAFLSLVDGQRWDTLGDVLETARAVSDKNGVLPLSGGHNLDLSVELLTLAGLLQAEHLQAFLEGSDIKDGTLADAVTALEETLISTGHTTAPEPEPEPVSGTAKMSWTAPSTRVNGEKLEMGEIDKYTVRYGTEQNIEARSHEAIVEDGQLMEYEIAGLGEGTWYFAIKTIDTNGLESAWSVSAIKTITR comes from the coding sequence TTGACAAACACGCCCGACAGCGGCTCTCCCTCGGACGAAACTCCTGAGCAAAAACTTTGGGTGGAAGGCTATGCGGTCAAAGGCACCATTGACGATGGGCTGATATCTATTTGGTATCACGAGCCTGGAGCCATGGATCGCGGCTGGGAACAGATAGGTGAAACCGTTAGAACCAACCAAAATGGTGGCTTCCGCATCTCAGTGCCTGAAAACTATTCGGCTCAGGCGCTGAAAGTGGTTCTGCGATCAGATACCCAAACGCTCATCCGCTGTGATGCTCAGCCTGAATGCAAAACTCCGTCGGGGCCCAGTGTTGGCTTTGGGGAATGGTTTTGGCCGGGTAATAACCTGGTATTGAAATCGCTTGTGGACCCTTCAGACCAAAACCGGGCCGTCGTTTTAACACCACTGGTAACCTTGGCATTTGAAAAATTCCTCAAATCCCCAGATGGTGGCCTTTCCCGGTTCGTGGAGCTACTCGCAATACAGGAAGGGCGCTTTGGGCTGGACGCTGGGGCGCTATCCAAAAGGCCTATAGATCTCGCGGCGCCCGACTTGAGCGGTGCTCAAGCTTCGGATCTGAAGACCGCATTTTTAAATATCGCCTTTCTGAGCCTGGTAGACGGCCAGCGCTGGGACACACTGGGTGATGTGCTTGAAACCGCCCGTGCGGTTTCTGATAAGAATGGAGTTTTACCGCTGAGCGGCGGGCACAACCTAGACCTGAGCGTTGAGTTGTTGACGCTGGCAGGGTTGCTACAGGCTGAACATTTACAGGCATTTTTAGAAGGTTCGGACATTAAAGATGGGACTCTGGCCGATGCGGTTACAGCCCTTGAAGAAACTCTGATCTCCACGGGACATACCACTGCACCTGAGCCAGAGCCAGAGCCAGTTTCGGGCACCGCCAAAATGAGCTGGACTGCACCTTCTACCCGCGTAAACGGTGAGAAGCTAGAGATGGGTGAGATTGACAAGTACACCGTTCGCTACGGTACCGAGCAAAACATTGAAGCAAGATCCCATGAAGCGATTGTGGAAGATGGTCAATTAATGGAATACGAAATCGCAGGGCTTGGAGAGGGCACCTGGTACTTCGCCATAAAAACCATAGATACCAACGGCCTTGAGAGTGCTTGGTCAGTATCTGCAATCAAGACCATCACCAGGTAG
- the phnD gene encoding phosphate/phosphite/phosphonate ABC transporter substrate-binding protein, with translation MNLRKKLFPSILPSATLMASALLFGFSGQALADCERGSLDAMYCDANGDMVADLPTDESQWTNPDTLIFAYTPVEDPAIYSDIWQPFIDHLSEVTGKEVRFFAVQSNSAQVEAMRSGRLHIAGFSTGPTPFAVNLAGAVPFALMGSDTGRFGYTLQVYTHSDSDIYEITDLKGKRVAHTSPTSNSGNQAPRALFPEMGIVPGEDYEISFSGSHDQSMLGVVARDYDAAPVASEVVERMAARGLYDTDDVRLVWESDRFPTTSYNYAHNLHPDLVEKVREAFYTFKFAGTELGEEFEGVETFVPINYKDNWKVIRAIQASNGVQYTPDNFQ, from the coding sequence ATGAACCTACGCAAAAAGTTATTTCCCAGCATTTTGCCATCGGCAACCTTAATGGCCTCAGCGTTATTGTTCGGTTTCAGTGGCCAAGCATTGGCCGACTGTGAACGAGGCTCGCTTGACGCCATGTACTGCGACGCAAACGGCGACATGGTCGCTGACTTGCCCACGGATGAATCACAATGGACCAACCCCGATACGTTGATTTTTGCGTACACGCCGGTTGAAGACCCCGCCATTTATTCAGATATCTGGCAGCCCTTCATTGATCACTTGTCTGAGGTCACCGGTAAAGAGGTTCGTTTCTTCGCCGTACAATCCAACTCTGCGCAAGTGGAAGCCATGCGCAGTGGGCGTTTGCATATTGCCGGCTTCTCCACCGGCCCAACGCCTTTCGCGGTCAATCTCGCCGGTGCGGTTCCCTTTGCGCTGATGGGTTCAGACACGGGTCGGTTTGGTTATACATTGCAGGTTTATACCCACAGCGATTCGGATATTTATGAAATAACGGATCTGAAGGGCAAGCGTGTCGCGCACACGTCACCAACGTCCAACTCGGGTAACCAGGCACCCAGAGCGCTGTTTCCGGAAATGGGAATCGTGCCGGGAGAAGACTATGAAATTTCCTTCTCCGGTAGCCATGATCAGTCCATGCTCGGTGTGGTCGCTCGCGACTACGATGCCGCTCCAGTCGCGTCAGAAGTGGTAGAGCGTATGGCCGCTCGTGGGCTGTACGACACAGATGACGTGCGGCTGGTCTGGGAATCGGATCGTTTCCCGACTACGTCTTACAACTATGCGCACAACCTGCATCCTGACCTGGTCGAGAAAGTCCGCGAGGCTTTTTACACCTTTAAATTTGCTGGCACCGAGTTGGGCGAAGAGTTTGAAGGCGTCGAAACGTTTGTCCCAATCAATTACAAAGACAACTGGAAGGTCATTCGCGCCATTCAGGCGTCCAATGGTGTTCAGTACACCCCCGACAATTTTCAATAA